The Raphanus sativus cultivar WK10039 chromosome 2, ASM80110v3, whole genome shotgun sequence genome includes a region encoding these proteins:
- the LOC108843082 gene encoding eukaryotic translation initiation factor NCBP, producing MEITERRDDEIRDSKESANMDNIKSQYVTDSFSDERYSRELKDGLHPLRYKFAIWYTRRTPGVRSLTSYEDNIKKIVEFSTVEGFWASYCHLARSSLLPNPTDLHFFKDGIRPLWEDGANCNGGKWIIRFPKVVSARFWEDLLLALVGDQLDDAENICGAVLSVRINEDIISVWNRNASDHQAVMGLRDSIKRHLKLPHAYVMEYKPHDASLRDNSSYRNTWLRG from the exons ATGGAGATTACGGAGCGGAGGGACGATGAGATCAGAGACTCAAAAGAATCGGCAAACATGGACAATATCAAGTCGCAGTACGTTACCGACTCCTTTTCCGATGAACGCTACTCTCGCGAGCTCAAGGATGGTCTCCATCCTTTACGG TACAAGTTTGCGATTTGGTACACACGTCGAACACCAGGGGTCAGGAGCCTGACATCTTACGAGGATAACATTAAGAAGATTGTCGAGTTCAGCACT GTTGAAGGGTTTTGGGCTAGTTATTGTCATCTTGCTCGTTCTTCTCTCTTGCCTAATCCAACAGATCTTCATTTCTTTAAGGACGGGATTCGACCCTTGTGGGAG GATGGTGCCAACTGCAATGGAGGAAAGTGGATCATACGTTTCCCCAAGGTTGTATCTGCTCGCTTCTGGGAGGATCTG cTTCTTGCGTTGGTAGGAGACCAGCTTGATGATGCTGAAAACATATGTGGGGCAGTGCTGAGTGTCCGCATCAACGAGGACATCATTAGTGTATGGAACCGCAATGCTTCTGATCATCAG GCGGTGATGGGGTTGAGAGACTCAATCAAGCGGCATTTGAAGCTGCCTCATGCTTATGTCATGGAGTACAAGCCACACGATGCTTCTCTTCGCGACAACTCATCCTACAGAAACACATGGCTGAGAGGATAG